Proteins from a single region of Pseudomonas fulva:
- the rne gene encoding ribonuclease E, which produces MKRMLINATQPEELRVALVDGQRLYDLDIESGARVQKKSNIYKGRITRVEPSLEAAFVDFGSERHGFLPLKEISREYFSKAPEGRVNIKDVLKEGQEVIVQVEKEERGNKGAALTTFISLAGRYLVLMPNNPRAGGISRRIEGEERNELREALNGLDIPGDMGLIVRTAGLGRSSEEMQWDLDYLLQLWSAIKEASQDRPAPFLIYQESNVIIRAIRDYLRQDIGEVLVDSVEAQEEALTFIRQVMPQYASKIKLYEDSVPLFNRFQIESQIETAFQREVKLPSGGSIYIDPTEALVSIDINSARATKGSDIEETALQTNLEAAEEIARQLRLRDIGGLIVIDFIDMTPAKNQRAVEEKVREALEADRARVQVGRISRFGLLEMSRQRLRPSLGESSGIVCPRCNGQGIIRDVESLSLAILRLIEEEALKDRTAEVRAQVPIPVAAFLLNEKRNSITKIELRTRARIVILPNDHLETPHFEVQRIRDDSPEAQSAQTSYEMATVEAEEEKPAAATRTLVRQEAAIKAAPPRSAPAPVSEAAPAAPVAAAAPAGGLFKGLVKSLVGLFAGAEEQKPTVVEKKPGERQPRGDERRNGRQQNRNRGNRRDDDRKPREERQPREDRAAREERAPREERAPREERQPRAPREDRQARENVEVREPQEVRQSRPPREPREGQENRRERRPREERQPRELRAPLDAEPQNENTAVAGEEARAERPQREPRQPRQPREERQPRAEQAKADSAEEEVLNSEEQQDDDQDGNEGGDRPRRRSRGQRRRSNRRERQRDADGNPIEGSDENVEQPVAGASIAAAATVAAVIAETERPAEQDATGESQAAAPVEAAQAPAAVAAEPPAPAPAEDAAPAPVVAERADLAIEALPEVEQPREQAPVFEAVAEQPAVVAEAVSEPAVVEAAAVEKPLAEAPLAETTVVTEPAPAAEAEAEAATAPVVEAAAVVEQAPAEQPAPAAVASSNGRAPNDPREVRRRKREEERLAREAEEAAKTAAAAPAVVEAAPIAEVAPIVEAAPVVESEALVDAQPASEPVEQAEQADVIVTPVDESAQRDQDAPKPQA; this is translated from the coding sequence ATGAAAAGAATGCTGATTAACGCAACTCAACCCGAAGAGTTGCGTGTTGCGCTGGTAGATGGCCAGCGCCTGTACGATCTGGACATCGAGTCCGGCGCCCGCGTACAGAAGAAATCCAATATCTACAAAGGTCGTATCACCCGCGTAGAACCCAGCCTCGAAGCGGCGTTCGTCGACTTCGGCTCCGAGCGTCACGGCTTCCTCCCCCTCAAAGAAATCTCCCGCGAATACTTCAGCAAGGCCCCCGAAGGCCGCGTCAACATCAAGGACGTGCTCAAGGAAGGCCAGGAAGTCATCGTTCAGGTCGAGAAAGAAGAGCGTGGCAACAAGGGCGCAGCCCTGACCACCTTCATCAGCCTTGCCGGTCGTTACCTGGTACTGATGCCCAACAACCCGCGTGCCGGTGGCATCAGCCGCCGCATCGAAGGTGAAGAGCGCAACGAACTGCGCGAGGCGCTCAACGGCCTCGACATCCCGGGCGACATGGGCCTGATCGTGCGCACCGCCGGCCTGGGCCGCAGCAGCGAAGAAATGCAGTGGGACCTCGACTACCTGCTGCAACTGTGGAGCGCCATCAAGGAAGCCTCCCAGGACCGCCCTGCCCCGTTCCTGATCTACCAGGAAAGCAACGTCATCATCCGCGCCATCCGCGACTACCTGCGCCAGGACATCGGCGAAGTGCTGGTCGACAGCGTCGAAGCCCAGGAAGAAGCCCTGACCTTCATTCGCCAGGTGATGCCGCAGTACGCCAGCAAGATCAAGCTGTACGAAGACAGCGTGCCGCTGTTCAACCGCTTCCAGATCGAAAGCCAGATCGAAACCGCCTTCCAGCGTGAAGTGAAGCTGCCGTCCGGTGGCTCGATCTACATCGACCCGACCGAAGCCCTGGTGTCCATCGACATCAACTCGGCGCGTGCCACCAAAGGCAGCGACATCGAAGAAACCGCCCTGCAGACCAACCTGGAAGCGGCCGAAGAGATCGCCCGCCAGCTGCGCCTGCGCGACATCGGCGGCCTGATCGTCATCGACTTCATCGACATGACCCCGGCCAAGAACCAGCGCGCCGTCGAAGAGAAGGTCCGCGAAGCCCTGGAAGCCGACCGCGCCCGCGTCCAGGTCGGCCGCATCTCGCGCTTCGGCCTGCTGGAAATGTCCCGTCAGCGCCTGCGTCCATCCCTGGGCGAAAGCAGCGGCATCGTCTGCCCGCGCTGCAACGGTCAGGGCATCATCCGCGACGTCGAGTCGCTGTCCCTGGCCATCCTGCGCCTGATCGAAGAAGAAGCCCTGAAGGACCGCACTGCCGAAGTACGCGCCCAGGTGCCGATCCCGGTCGCCGCCTTCCTGCTCAACGAGAAGCGCAACTCGATCACCAAGATCGAACTGCGTACCCGTGCGCGCATCGTCATCCTGCCGAACGATCACCTGGAAACCCCGCACTTCGAAGTGCAGCGTATCCGTGACGACAGCCCGGAAGCCCAGAGCGCCCAGACCAGCTACGAAATGGCCACGGTCGAAGCCGAGGAAGAAAAACCAGCAGCCGCGACCCGCACCCTGGTTCGCCAGGAAGCCGCCATCAAGGCCGCCCCGCCGCGCAGCGCACCGGCTCCGGTCAGTGAAGCCGCGCCAGCCGCTCCGGTTGCCGCTGCTGCCCCTGCCGGTGGCCTGTTCAAAGGCCTGGTGAAGTCCCTGGTGGGCCTGTTCGCCGGCGCCGAAGAACAGAAGCCGACCGTGGTCGAGAAAAAGCCGGGCGAGCGCCAGCCGCGCGGTGACGAGCGTCGCAACGGTCGCCAGCAGAACCGCAACCGTGGCAACCGCCGCGACGACGATCGCAAGCCGCGCGAAGAACGCCAACCGCGCGAGGATCGTGCCGCCCGCGAAGAGCGTGCACCCCGCGAGGAACGCGCGCCACGTGAAGAACGTCAGCCGCGCGCCCCGCGTGAAGACCGCCAGGCCCGTGAGAACGTGGAAGTACGCGAGCCTCAGGAAGTGCGCCAGTCCCGCCCGCCGCGCGAACCGCGTGAAGGCCAGGAAAACCGTCGCGAGCGTCGTCCCCGCGAAGAGCGCCAGCCACGCGAACTGCGTGCCCCGCTGGACGCCGAGCCGCAGAACGAAAACACCGCCGTTGCCGGCGAAGAAGCCCGCGCCGAGCGTCCGCAACGCGAACCGCGTCAGCCACGCCAGCCGCGCGAAGAGCGTCAACCGCGCGCCGAGCAGGCCAAGGCCGACAGCGCTGAAGAAGAGGTGCTGAACAGCGAAGAGCAGCAGGACGACGATCAGGACGGCAACGAAGGTGGTGACCGCCCACGTCGCCGTTCCCGTGGTCAGCGTCGCCGCAGCAACCGTCGCGAACGTCAGCGCGATGCCGATGGCAATCCGATCGAAGGCAGCGACGAGAATGTCGAGCAGCCGGTCGCCGGCGCCAGCATCGCCGCAGCCGCCACCGTGGCGGCCGTGATCGCGGAAACCGAGCGACCAGCCGAGCAGGACGCCACCGGCGAAAGCCAGGCGGCCGCCCCTGTAGAGGCCGCTCAGGCACCTGCTGCAGTCGCAGCCGAGCCACCGGCCCCGGCCCCGGCCGAGGACGCCGCTCCGGCACCCGTAGTCGCCGAGCGCGCCGACCTGGCGATCGAAGCACTGCCGGAAGTCGAGCAGCCCCGTGAGCAGGCGCCGGTTTTCGAAGCCGTTGCCGAGCAGCCAGCTGTCGTCGCCGAAGCGGTGAGCGAGCCCGCCGTCGTCGAAGCAGCCGCTGTCGAGAAACCGCTTGCCGAAGCGCCGCTGGCCGAAACCACCGTCGTCACCGAGCCAGCGCCCGCAGCCGAAGCTGAAGCTGAAGCGGCAACTGCACCGGTCGTGGAAGCCGCAGCGGTCGTCGAGCAAGCGCCTGCCGAGCAGCCTGCGCCAGCAGCCGTGGCCAGCAGCAATGGCCGTGCACCGAACGACCCCCGTGAAGTGCGCCGTCGCAAGCGTGAAGAGGAGCGTCTGGCTCGCGAAGCCGAGGAAGCTGCCAAGACTGCCGCCGCGGCACCTGCCGTGGTCGAGGCCGCTCCGATCGCTGAAGTCGCCCCTATCGTTGAAGCAGCTCCGGTCGTCGAAAGCGAGGCCCTGGTCGATGCCCAGCCAGCCAGCGAGCCGGTCGAGCAAGCCGAACAGGCCGACGTCATCGTCACGCCGGTCGACGAAAGCGCCCAGCGCGATCAGGATGCGCCCAAGCCGCAAGCCTGA
- the murB gene encoding UDP-N-acetylmuramate dehydrogenase — protein sequence MSLVVQSGVSLKAYNTFGVDVAARYWAEAGDEHQVRQALEAARERQVPLLVLGGGSNLLLTADVEALVLRMVGRGIRVLADDGQCVQIEAEAGEPWHDFVLWTLGQGLVGLENLSLIPGTVGASPVQNIGAYGVELKDCFLGLTALDRQSGEVREFDLQTCAFAYRDSLFKRESGRWIILRVRFALSRHAPLHLDYGPVRLRLAEQGIEAPTALDVSRAICAIRSEKLPDPAVLGNAGSFFKNPLVPAELAQRLQAEHVDLVAYPQADGQVKLAAGWLIEKAGWKGYRDGDAGVHRLQALVLVNHGNASGQQLLDLARRIQADIAERFGVSLEIEPNLL from the coding sequence ATGAGCCTGGTGGTGCAGTCGGGCGTATCGCTCAAGGCCTACAACACCTTTGGCGTGGACGTGGCCGCACGCTACTGGGCCGAGGCCGGCGACGAGCATCAGGTTCGCCAGGCGCTCGAGGCGGCGCGCGAGCGTCAGGTGCCGCTGCTGGTGCTTGGCGGTGGCAGCAACCTGCTGTTGACCGCCGATGTCGAGGCGCTGGTATTGCGCATGGTCGGCCGCGGCATTCGCGTGCTCGCCGACGATGGCCAGTGCGTGCAGATCGAAGCCGAAGCCGGCGAGCCCTGGCACGATTTCGTGTTGTGGACGCTGGGCCAGGGCCTGGTCGGCCTGGAGAACCTCAGCCTGATCCCTGGTACCGTCGGCGCCTCGCCGGTGCAGAACATCGGCGCCTACGGTGTCGAGCTCAAGGACTGTTTCCTCGGCCTCACGGCCCTGGATCGACAGAGCGGCGAGGTTCGCGAGTTCGACCTGCAGACGTGCGCCTTCGCCTATCGCGACAGCTTGTTCAAGCGTGAAAGTGGGCGCTGGATCATCCTGCGCGTACGCTTCGCCCTGAGCCGCCACGCGCCGCTGCATCTCGATTACGGCCCGGTGCGCCTGCGCCTGGCGGAGCAGGGCATCGAGGCGCCAACCGCCCTGGATGTCAGCCGCGCCATCTGCGCCATCCGCAGCGAGAAACTGCCGGATCCTGCCGTGCTCGGCAACGCCGGCAGCTTCTTCAAGAACCCCCTGGTGCCAGCCGAACTGGCGCAGCGTCTGCAGGCCGAGCATGTCGACCTGGTGGCCTATCCCCAGGCCGACGGCCAGGTCAAGCTGGCTGCCGGCTGGCTGATCGAAAAGGCCGGCTGGAAGGGCTATCGCGACGGCGATGCCGGCGTGCACCGGCTGCAGGCGCTGGTGCTGGTCAACCATGGCAACGCCAGCGGGCAGCAACTGCTCGACCTGGCACGGCGCATCCAGGCCGATATCGCCGAGCGCTTTGGGGTCAGCCTGGAAATCGAGCCGAACCTGCTCTGA
- a CDS encoding low molecular weight protein-tyrosine-phosphatase: MRVLFVCLGNICRSPTAEAVLRQRLQQAGLAERIDVDSAGTGDWHIGKAPDSRTQEAAKRRGYDLSSLRGRQVSPDDFARFDLILAMDSANLRDLQRLRPAQARGELDLYLRRFGLAEDEVPDPYYGGSEGFEHVLDLLEQASDALLIELKGRL, translated from the coding sequence ATGCGCGTCCTGTTCGTCTGCCTGGGCAACATCTGCCGTTCGCCCACCGCCGAGGCGGTGTTGCGCCAGCGTCTGCAACAGGCCGGCCTGGCCGAGCGCATCGACGTCGATTCCGCCGGCACCGGTGACTGGCACATCGGCAAGGCGCCGGACTCGCGGACTCAGGAAGCGGCCAAGCGCCGTGGCTATGACCTGTCCAGCCTGCGCGGCCGCCAGGTCTCGCCTGACGACTTCGCCCGTTTCGACCTGATCCTGGCCATGGACAGCGCCAATCTGCGCGACCTGCAGCGCCTGCGCCCGGCCCAGGCACGGGGCGAGCTGGATCTGTACCTGCGGCGTTTCGGCCTGGCCGAGGACGAGGTACCGGATCCCTATTACGGTGGCAGCGAAGGTTTCGAGCACGTGCTGGATCTGCTCGAGCAGGCCAGCGATGCCTTGTTGATCGAACTCAAGGGACGGTTATGA
- a CDS encoding Trm112 family protein, with protein MDPKLLDILACPITKGPLKLSQDKTELISKGAGVAYPIRDGIPVMLESEARTLNDDERLDK; from the coding sequence ATGGACCCGAAACTGCTCGATATCCTGGCCTGCCCGATCACCAAGGGCCCGCTCAAGCTCAGCCAGGACAAGACCGAACTGATCAGCAAGGGCGCCGGTGTGGCCTATCCGATCCGCGATGGCATTCCGGTCATGCTGGAAAGCGAAGCCCGCACCCTCAACGATGACGAGCGCCTGGACAAGTAA
- the kdsB gene encoding 3-deoxy-manno-octulosonate cytidylyltransferase, which translates to MSNAFTVVIPARYASTRLPGKPLQDIAGKPMVQHVWEQACKSSATQVVVATDDARIVEACQGFGARVLLTRVDHNSGTDRLAEVAAALGLAADAIVVNVQGDEPLVPPSIIDQVAANLASNPRAGIATLAEPIEDVAALFNPNVVKVASDLNGLALTFSRAPLPWARDAFAADRDALPAEVPYRRHIGIYAYRAGFLQDFVAWGPCWLENTECLEQLRALWHGVRIHVADALEAPPAGVDTQEDLDRVRRLLGA; encoded by the coding sequence ATGAGCAACGCCTTTACCGTGGTGATTCCGGCGCGCTATGCGTCCACCCGCCTGCCCGGCAAGCCGCTGCAGGACATCGCCGGCAAGCCGATGGTCCAGCATGTGTGGGAGCAGGCCTGCAAGAGCAGTGCGACCCAGGTGGTGGTGGCCACCGACGATGCCCGTATCGTCGAGGCCTGCCAGGGTTTCGGCGCCAGGGTGCTGCTGACCCGGGTCGACCATAACTCCGGCACCGACCGTTTGGCCGAAGTGGCCGCGGCGCTGGGCCTGGCTGCCGATGCCATCGTGGTCAACGTGCAGGGCGACGAGCCGCTGGTGCCGCCGTCGATCATCGACCAGGTGGCCGCCAACCTGGCGAGCAATCCCCGGGCGGGCATCGCCACCCTGGCCGAGCCGATCGAGGATGTCGCGGCGCTGTTCAATCCCAACGTGGTCAAGGTCGCCAGCGACCTCAATGGCCTGGCGCTGACCTTCAGCCGCGCGCCGCTGCCCTGGGCGCGGGATGCCTTCGCCGCCGACCGCGACGCCTTGCCGGCAGAGGTGCCTTACCGCCGGCATATCGGCATCTATGCCTACCGCGCCGGCTTCCTGCAGGACTTCGTCGCCTGGGGGCCGTGCTGGCTGGAGAACACCGAATGCCTGGAGCAGTTGCGCGCGCTCTGGCATGGCGTGCGTATCCACGTCGCAGACGCCCTGGAAGCGCCGCCCGCCGGCGTCGATACCCAGGAAGACCTGGACCGCGTGCGCCGGTTGCTGGGCGCCTGA